The following nucleotide sequence is from Salinispirillum sp. LH 10-3-1.
AACTGGGAACTGTCGGCCGCACGGGCAGTGTCTGTGGTGCGTTATCTGGCCGCGCAGGGTGTGCCGGAAGAACGCTTGGCTGCGGCGGGTTTTGGTGAGTTTCATCCGCTGGATGAAGGGACCAGCCCTGAAGCTCTGCAACGCAATCGGCGCATTGAGATTAAGCTGACCGATCGTTAAGGTATTCCGCTCAAGCCAGCACAGAGCGCGCATAGCGATCAAACACCTGCTGCGCAGCCATCGGGCGGGCCAATAGATAGCCCTGCCCCTGCTCACAGCCAAGCGCACACAAAAAGTTATACTGCTCGCGCGTCTCAATACCTTCCGCCAACACGTTCAGCTCCAGTGCTTTGGCCAATGCGATGATCGCTCGAAGTATGGAGTCGTTCGATACCGAAATACCGATATCACGCACAAAGGATTGGTCAATTTTAAGGTAGTCGAGCGGCAAGTTGCGTAAGTACATCAGACTGGAATACCCCGTACCGAAGTCATCGATGGCAATGCTCACACCGTAGCTTTTGAGCATATTCAGAACGCCAATCGATCGCTCAGGTGCACGCATCAACTTGCTTTCGGTCAGCTCTAACTCTAAACGATTAGCGCTCAAACCTTGGGACTCCAACGCATGTGACGTGCGCTTGATCAGCTCTTTGTGCTCCAGTTCAATCGCTGAGATATTGACGGCGACCTTATCCACCATAAAGCCCTCATTTTCCCAGCGGCGCAACTGAGCACAAGCTTCTTGCATCACCCATGCATCAATTTCGTCTATCATACCAATGTCTTCGGCCAGCGCGATAAACAGGCTGGGCGGAATAACCCCCTGCTCAGGGTGCTGCCAGCGCACCAATGCTTCTACCCCCACTATGCTCTCGGTACGCAAATTGAACTGCGGTTGGTATTCCAAGAAGAGCTCGCCATTCGCTACGGCCAAACGCAAAGCGTTCTCCAGTACGAAGCGTTGTTCTGTCGATTCACTGAGGCGTGTGTCGAATGACTGCCAGCTATTCCCCCCACTCTTTTTAGCTTCGAACATCGCCATCTCGGCCCGCGTCAACAACTTCTCGGCACTGTCGCCATCTTCAGGGAAGGTGCTGGTGCCAATACTGGCCGTAAACACCAAAGACTGCCCGTTAAGCACGATCGGCATATGCAGCTGATCAATGATATGATCCACCAGCCCTTGGGACTGTTCCGCGGTCAAGGGGCGCTCTACCAGCAGGACAAACTCATCGGCGCTCATGCGTGCCAGGGTATCTGGCATATTTGCAAAATGCAGGCGTTCGGCAACGGTCTTCAACACCTGATCTCCGAGAGTACTACCCAGTGTGTCGTTAATGTTCTTAAAGCGATCAAGATCTATAAAGACGACCGTCAGGCTGCCAGGTTGACATAGAGCCACTTGCACCGCATGGGCCATCCGTTCCATCAACAAAGCACGATTGGGCAATCCGGTCAGGGCATCGTAATGGGCTAGATAGCTCAAGCGCTCGGTCTGTTCAAAGTGTTCCGTGAGGTCGGTCCAAGTCCCCACCACCTCATCATACCCGGACCTATCTTGAGTTAACCGCTGTTCATCTCGAATGCGATGCACTTTGCCTTTTTTATCCAGCAGTCGATATTCACGCTGCACACGGCCTTTGCTGAGCACACTGTCTCGCTGCGCCATCACAATCGGCCGATCTTCCGGGTGCAAATACTTGGGCCACCAATCGGGCGATAAAACATCCTGCACTTCAAAGCCAAAAATTCGCTCAACATTCCCACTGACCCACGTCAACGCCAGATTTTGGCCTTTCAACGTGTACACCACGACCGGGCTGCTATCCAATAAGTGGGTAAAACGCTCGTTCGCTTCAACCAGCTCACCCGCCTTGCGTTGCACCGCCCAACGCAACGCCTTGCTGTGCACAATAAACCATAAAATCAGCGCCATCAGCGCAATAACCAAGCCTGACAACCAACCGGGCACTACGCTCAGCACCGGTAGTGACGCGGCTTCCGCAATCGCGGAGTAATACGGCGATCCGGGATCCGCCTGCCATTCCACTAGGTAGTGATCGATACGCTCCAGCAAGGCTTCATCACCGGACAGCGGTGCCGCAAAGTATAGACCCACCTGATTGAACGTGAGCGGCGCACCGATTAATCCGTAGTCCCCGCGATGGCGATTACCAAAAAAGTTGTTCGCGACCACCGCATCAGCGTCACCCGCACGCACTAAAGCAAACCCTTCAGCGATGGTTCGGATGTGAATGACCTGCCCATTGACACCAAGCTGCGGAACCAAACCCTTTAGGAAGGAGGCTTGAATAGAGTCTCTTAATACCGCCAAACGAAGGCTAGGTAGTTCTTCAAAGTCGGTCAACAAGGTGGTGGGCCGCACGTACAATTGGCTCCAAGACTGAACCACCGCGTGACGATGGAAGGCGAGCCGCTGCGCTCGATCGGTCGAAAACGCCACATCAGGCATTAAATCCAATTCGCTATTTTCTAACATTAGGAGGCAGTCAGACCAATTGCAGGGCACGTATTCAAGAGACCATTTTTCCGCCTGAGCCATCGCCTCAATCAGTTGAATAAATAGGCCGTCAGGGTTACCTCGGTCGTTCAGAAAAATCTTAGGTTCGTTCTCATAAACACCCACACGGATAGGTTGGTCATTGCTGGTCGATACGTGGCCAAAGAAAAGGACCAACGCGAGCACCACGAGTGCTCCCACGACCCACAAAGCGTACATTGTCGAAGTCCTGTTCAGGTTCATCTAAGCGCTGCTCCATCGTTAGAAGATACGGACCTATCAATGCAGTATAGTGAAAAACGTCACCTTTGCTCGCCTATACGCAAGAGGCACCCGAACAACACGTTTACATTTCGTGCAAAACCAAGGCGGGCATTATCACGTACCCTACAGAGTACCCATACATTAAACCGTCTTGCTGACAGGAGAGCACAGATGAAGCTTATGTTTCCCATGAAAAAAACCCTGATTATCACCCTTTCCAGTTTTGTACTTTCAACTGCCGCGGTTGCAGATACCTGCTCGGAGACAGCGTTGTATGGCTACATGGAGTCCATGTCGAGCAATATGCAAACACTGTCTCGCTCGGTGCGTAGCAATGACTTCAGCGCTGCGCAAGCGCTGATGCCAGAATTGCATGACGCTGTGGCAAACGCTCAAAGCCAAACACCGTTTTCGTTACGCGATAACGGCTCAGAGGCTCGTATAAACCAATATCGTCAGGCTATTAATGATTTAGCGACACTGTTTGATGAGCTGGACGAAGCCCTGGCTGCCAACGATCAGCGCATGGCAGCAACCGTACTCAATAACATTGGTCAGGCTCGACGCAGTGGTCATAGCACCTTCAAAGCGCGCTCCTGCTAAACTAAGGTATGCGCAAATCGAAGGGGCAACACGAAATGTCGACTAATGGTGAGCAAACAATCGTAGATGTCTGGGACTGGCCCATTCGTGTTTTTCATTGGTCCTTAGTTGTTTGTCTGATCGCGCTGTTTGTGACGGTACGCCAAGGCTGGATGCAGGCACATATCTTTGCGGGGTATGCGCTGTCTGGCTTGTTGGTATTTCGTCTCTGCTGGGCGCTGGTCGGAACCACTTACGCGCGCTTGAGCGGTTTCAATTTGTCGATAGGCGGTTTCCTCCATCAATTAGCGGCGATGGCGCGTGGGAATGCGCCGCACTATCTAGGCCACAATCCGGCCGGGGCGCTTATGGTCATAGTGATCGTGATCGTCCTAGCCCTACAGATTGCCAGCGGCCTATTTTACACCGACGATGTCTTCTGGTTCGGCCCCTTTTTCTTTTCCGCACCGGATTGGGCACTCCATCTTGCCGCTACCCTGCACCCTCGCTTGCCTGCACTTATACTTCTACTCGCGCTGACGCATATTCTTGCCGTGCTCTATCATACGCTACGTCTAGGGGAGCCTCTGGTCGGCGCCATGATCCATGGGCGCAAACCCGCTGCATCGAAGCATTTGGCACGCAGTGCAATTAATCGTTATTGGTTGCTGTTCAGCTTGGTCGCTGCGCTGCTGTGGGCTGGATGGCTGTTCACACTACCGCTGTAAAGGTTGCGCAAAACGCACCAATTCGGTGATTCTCGCACCACATCAAGGCGCATTCACACGAGCGGCGTCACCTGTTACCACACTCACTTGCACCAAATTAACCACTTGTTCAGCTTTTTCTCCTGTCTTTACGTTGATGGCACAGCTATTGCTCTGGCCCTTTCATGCGCTGTAACTCACAGCTCAGCCCACCCCCACCGGACCCTACGCGTCCATAGGAGCATCAACGTGATTTCAAACAACTCATTAATGCGCCCTCTTAAAGGGTTCAAAAAACACTTAGCGGTAGCCGCAATGACAGTCGGCTTGCCGTTTACGGCATTGCACGCCCACGCCGATACCAACATCAACTTTACGCTCGACTGGCGATTTGAAGGGCCTGCCGCCCCCTTTCTGATGGCGCTCGATAGAGGCTATTTCAAAGAAGAAGGGCTGAATGTCACCATAGACTCGGGCAGCGGCTCGGCCGGCGCAGTCACGCGGGTCGCTACCGGTGCCTATGACATGGGCTTCGCTGATTTCAATGCTCTTGTTGAATACACCGCCGCCAACCCCAGTAGCGCCATTCAGGGCGTGTACATGGTCTACAACAACACACCGGCAGCCGTTTTTACCCTAAAAGACTCCGGCATCCTGACGCCTGCGGACTTGGTCGGCAAAACCTTGGCTGCCCCGGTATTTGATGGAGGTCGCAAAGCCTGGCCTTCCTTCGCTGGACACAACGGTTTAGCCGTCGACTCGGTGGAATGGCAAAGCGTTGACCCGGCGATTCGCGAAACCTTGTTAGCGAGGAAACAAGTCGACGGCATTACCGGGTTCTACTTTACTGGCTTACTGAACTTGGAAGCCCGCGGTGTTGCTATGGATAACATCGTCGTTATGCGTTATTCCGACTTCGATGTCGCGCTCTACGGTAACGCCATCATCGCTGGCGAAAAGATCATGAAGGAAAATCCCGAAGCGGTGGCAGCCTTTAACCGCGCCTTCAACCGTGCTTTGGTAGAAACCATAGCCGACCCGGCGACCGCCGTGACCTATGTGAAAAAGCGTGATGGTTTGATCAATGAGCCCTTGGAGCTGCGTCGTTTGGTGCTGGCTCTGGAAGCCCATGTGGTCACCGAGGAGACTCTGGCCGAAGGGTTGGGAGCAGTCACCTCGGCACGTATGGAACAGGCTATTGATGAGGCAGTAGAGTCCTTTGGCCTAACCTATCGCCCAAGTGCCAGCCAACTGTTTAACACTGAATTGCTACCAGCGCGCGATCAGCGCTCTGTCCCGCAAATTTAAAACAGGAAACAGACAGCATGGCATTTGTAACCTTTGAAAATGTCAGTTTGGCCTACGATGAAGGTGGGCCGCTGGCGATAGAGGGCATCAGTCTGTCGGTGGCACAAAATGAGTTCATTGCGGTGGTCGGGCCCTCCGGATGCGGCAAGTCCACCTTAATGAAGCTGGTATCGGGTCTCAGCGACCCGACCGAAGGCTATGTGTATCTAGGAGGCCGACAAATCCACGGCCCACAGAAATGTATTGGCATGGCGTTCCAAGCTTCAAATCTGCTGCCGTGGCGCACCACCTTGCAAAACGTCATGCTGCCGCTCGAAATTGTGCAGCCTTATCGTTCGCAGCTCCGCCGCCAACGCGCAAAGTTTGAGGAGCAAGCCCGGCAACTGTTAGCGCGTGTTGGGCTGGCTGGCAACGAAGATAAGTTCCCTTGGGAGTTGTCAGGTGGTATGCAACAGCGGGCTTCAATCTGTCGCGCGCTGATCCACAAACCGCAGTTATTGATGCTCGACGAGCCTTTTGGCGCGCTCGATGCATTCACCCGAGAAGAGCTCTGGTGCATGCTGCAGGATCTTTGGCAGGAAGAACCCTTTACCGTCATCTTGGTGACTCACGACTTGCGCGAAGCCGTATTTCTCGCCGATACGGTCTACGTGATGAGCAAGGGTCCCGGTAAATTGCTGGCTCGCAAACACATCGACATCACCCGTCCACGCACCTTAGAAGACACCTATACCGATGGTTTCGCCGCTCACGTACAGGAACTGCGTGAACACATTGGCCGAATTCGCACCTCATAAAGCAGGAGTCGTTGCATGAAATTTAACCGCAAGAAGTTTTTGGTGCGTAATGCCTCCTGGCTATTGATGCTGTTTCTCGTCGCTATTTGGGAACTGGTCTGTGTCGGTTTTAGCATTCCCGACTATCTGTTTCCGGCCCCGTCCGGCATCTGGGCAGCCGGTGTCGCGCGCTGGGAAATCATCATGCTGCACGCCGGACAGACATTCTTTACCACCTTGGTGGGTTTTGCCATTGCCGTCGCCTTTGGCTTGTTGGTGGGTATCGCGGTCGGTACGTCACCAACGGTTTACCGGGCGCTCTATCCTCTGCTCATTGGGTTCAACAGCATCCCGAAGGTCGCCTTTGTGCCCGTGCTGGTGGTTTGGTTTGGCATTGGTACCGTGCCCGCTATTCTGACCGCCTTTCTGATTTCTTTCTTTCCTGTTTTAGTAAACGTTGCAACCGGCTTGGCAACCCTAGAACCAGAACTGGAGGACGTGTTGCGCTCGCTTGGAGCTTCCAAGTTAGACATTTTGCGTAAAGTCGGCTTACCGCGTTCGTTGCCCTATTTCTTTGCGTCACTGAAGGTAGCCATCACCCTGGCTTTTGTTGGGTCGGTCATATCGGAAACCGTTGCTTCGAACTTGGGGATCGGATACCTAATGATGGCCGCTAGTTCATCCATGGACATGTCACTGGTGTTTGCCGGTTTGATTGTGATTGGTGCTATGGGGGTGGGTATGTACGAACTGTTCGCGTTGATGGAACGCCGCTTGACTAAGTGGGCGCACCGCAGTCCGGGCGGAGCCATATAAAATCAGCAGATGCCGACATCG
It contains:
- a CDS encoding ABC transporter ATP-binding protein, with product MAFVTFENVSLAYDEGGPLAIEGISLSVAQNEFIAVVGPSGCGKSTLMKLVSGLSDPTEGYVYLGGRQIHGPQKCIGMAFQASNLLPWRTTLQNVMLPLEIVQPYRSQLRRQRAKFEEQARQLLARVGLAGNEDKFPWELSGGMQQRASICRALIHKPQLLMLDEPFGALDAFTREELWCMLQDLWQEEPFTVILVTHDLREAVFLADTVYVMSKGPGKLLARKHIDITRPRTLEDTYTDGFAAHVQELREHIGRIRTS
- a CDS encoding cytochrome b/b6 domain-containing protein translates to MSTNGEQTIVDVWDWPIRVFHWSLVVCLIALFVTVRQGWMQAHIFAGYALSGLLVFRLCWALVGTTYARLSGFNLSIGGFLHQLAAMARGNAPHYLGHNPAGALMVIVIVIVLALQIASGLFYTDDVFWFGPFFFSAPDWALHLAATLHPRLPALILLLALTHILAVLYHTLRLGEPLVGAMIHGRKPAASKHLARSAINRYWLLFSLVAALLWAGWLFTLPL
- a CDS encoding EAL domain-containing protein gives rise to the protein MYALWVVGALVVLALVLFFGHVSTSNDQPIRVGVYENEPKIFLNDRGNPDGLFIQLIEAMAQAEKWSLEYVPCNWSDCLLMLENSELDLMPDVAFSTDRAQRLAFHRHAVVQSWSQLYVRPTTLLTDFEELPSLRLAVLRDSIQASFLKGLVPQLGVNGQVIHIRTIAEGFALVRAGDADAVVANNFFGNRHRGDYGLIGAPLTFNQVGLYFAAPLSGDEALLERIDHYLVEWQADPGSPYYSAIAEAASLPVLSVVPGWLSGLVIALMALILWFIVHSKALRWAVQRKAGELVEANERFTHLLDSSPVVVYTLKGQNLALTWVSGNVERIFGFEVQDVLSPDWWPKYLHPEDRPIVMAQRDSVLSKGRVQREYRLLDKKGKVHRIRDEQRLTQDRSGYDEVVGTWTDLTEHFEQTERLSYLAHYDALTGLPNRALLMERMAHAVQVALCQPGSLTVVFIDLDRFKNINDTLGSTLGDQVLKTVAERLHFANMPDTLARMSADEFVLLVERPLTAEQSQGLVDHIIDQLHMPIVLNGQSLVFTASIGTSTFPEDGDSAEKLLTRAEMAMFEAKKSGGNSWQSFDTRLSESTEQRFVLENALRLAVANGELFLEYQPQFNLRTESIVGVEALVRWQHPEQGVIPPSLFIALAEDIGMIDEIDAWVMQEACAQLRRWENEGFMVDKVAVNISAIELEHKELIKRTSHALESQGLSANRLELELTESKLMRAPERSIGVLNMLKSYGVSIAIDDFGTGYSSLMYLRNLPLDYLKIDQSFVRDIGISVSNDSILRAIIALAKALELNVLAEGIETREQYNFLCALGCEQGQGYLLARPMAAQQVFDRYARSVLA
- a CDS encoding cytochrome b562; translated protein: MKLMFPMKKTLIITLSSFVLSTAAVADTCSETALYGYMESMSSNMQTLSRSVRSNDFSAAQALMPELHDAVANAQSQTPFSLRDNGSEARINQYRQAINDLATLFDELDEALAANDQRMAATVLNNIGQARRSGHSTFKARSC
- a CDS encoding ABC transporter permease, whose amino-acid sequence is MKFNRKKFLVRNASWLLMLFLVAIWELVCVGFSIPDYLFPAPSGIWAAGVARWEIIMLHAGQTFFTTLVGFAIAVAFGLLVGIAVGTSPTVYRALYPLLIGFNSIPKVAFVPVLVVWFGIGTVPAILTAFLISFFPVLVNVATGLATLEPELEDVLRSLGASKLDILRKVGLPRSLPYFFASLKVAITLAFVGSVISETVASNLGIGYLMMAASSSMDMSLVFAGLIVIGAMGVGMYELFALMERRLTKWAHRSPGGAI
- a CDS encoding ABC transporter substrate-binding protein; this translates as MTVGLPFTALHAHADTNINFTLDWRFEGPAAPFLMALDRGYFKEEGLNVTIDSGSGSAGAVTRVATGAYDMGFADFNALVEYTAANPSSAIQGVYMVYNNTPAAVFTLKDSGILTPADLVGKTLAAPVFDGGRKAWPSFAGHNGLAVDSVEWQSVDPAIRETLLARKQVDGITGFYFTGLLNLEARGVAMDNIVVMRYSDFDVALYGNAIIAGEKIMKENPEAVAAFNRAFNRALVETIADPATAVTYVKKRDGLINEPLELRRLVLALEAHVVTEETLAEGLGAVTSARMEQAIDEAVESFGLTYRPSASQLFNTELLPARDQRSVPQI